In Pseudoliparis swirei isolate HS2019 ecotype Mariana Trench chromosome 11, NWPU_hadal_v1, whole genome shotgun sequence, a genomic segment contains:
- the ghsra gene encoding growth hormone secretagogue receptor a has translation MPSWPNLSECFSHNCSWEEEILNATRIADYGGAPPLNYYSIPLLTGITIACTMLFPVGVAGNVMTILVVGKYRDMRTTTNLYLCSMAVSDLLIFLCMPLDLYRMWRYRPWRFGAVLCKLFQFVSESSTYSTILSITALSVERYLAICFPLRAKALVTKRRVRALILILWTVSLFSAGPVFVMVGVERDGAPPDDVVVVVSAPNGTRDSASAEAGDTRECTMTHYAVESGLMGAMVWLNSVFFFMPVFCLTVLYSLIGRRLWRRDHRETSISCRLAHRDRSNRQTIKMLVVVVLAFVLCWLPFHVGRYVHFRSLDAPSPLLSVLSEYCNLVSVVLFYLSAAINPVLYNTMSWKYRGAAARLFGLADGQRPRGRTASSVKGDGSNWTGSTVSF, from the exons ATGCCCTCCTGGCCCAACCTCTCGGAGTGCTTCTCCCACAACTGCAGCTGGGAGGAGGAGATCCTGAATGCCACGCGGATCGCGGACTACGGCGGCGCGCCTCCTCTCAACTACTACTCCATCCCCCTCCTCACCGGCATCACCATCGCCTGCACCATGCTGTTCCCCGTCGGCGTGGCCGGGAACGTCATGACCATCCTGGTGGTCGGCAAGTACCGGGACATGCGCACCACCACCAACCTGTACCTGTGCAGCATGGCCGTGTCGGACCTGCTCATCTTCCTCTGCATGCCCCTCGACCTCTACCGGATGTGGCGCTACAGGCCGTGGCGGTTCGGCGCCGTGCTCTGCAAGCTCTTTCAGTTTGTGTCGGAGTCCTCCACCTACTCCACCATCCTGAGCATCACGGCGCTGTCGGTGGAGCGCTACCTGGCCATCTGCTTCCCGCTGCGCGCCAAGGCGCTGGTCACCAAGCGGCGGGTGCGcgccctcatcctcatcctgtgGACGGTGTCGCTGTTCAGCGCCGGGCCCGTGTTCGTCATGGTGGGCGTGGAGCGGGACGGCGCGCCGCCCGAcgacgtcgtcgtcgtcgtctcgGCGCCCAACGGGACTCGGGACTCGGCGTCCGCGGAGGCCGGGGACACGCGGGAGTGCACCATGACGCACTACGCCGTGGAGTCGGGCCTCATGGGCGCCATGGTGTGGCTGAACTCGGTGTTCTTCTTCATGCCCGTGTTCTGCCTCACGGTGCTCTACAGCCTCATCGGGCGCCGGCTGTGGAGGCGGGACCACCGGGAGACGAGCATCAGCTGCCGCCTGGCGCACCGGGACCGGAGCAACCGGCAGACCATCAAGATGCTcg tggTGGTGGTCCTGGCCTTCGTCCTGTGCTGGTTGCCGTTCCACGTGGGTCGCTACGTCCACTTCCGGTCCCTGGACGCTCCGTCCCCGCTGCTGTCGGTTCTGTCTGAGTACTGCAACCTGGTGTCCGTGGTTCTGTTCTACCTGAGCGCCGCCATCAACCCGGTGCTCTACAACACCATGTCCTGGAAGTACCGCGGCGCGGCGGCGCGCCTCTTCGGCCTGGCCGACGGCCAGCGGCCGCGAGGCCGCACGGCGAGCAGCGTGAAGGGAGACGGCTCCAACTGGACGGGCTCCACGGTCAGCTTCTAG